The stretch of DNA TCGACTGCGCGTTGTTGAGCTGAACGGAGCCGGTGCGACGAGTATGATGGCAGGCGCGGGTATCAGTCACCGCTTTTGAGCGAGTCGGAAGGGGTGGGCGTCAGCGGCACAAAGTGCTTTTGGTTGAGGGGCAGATTCCCGGCAGTCCAGTCTACGTCGCGGACGAAAGCGAAGGCCCGCACTGGGCAGTCGGCTACGCGGCAGTAGTGGCAGCATTCTTTCATGCAGGGGTCGGTATGCACGAATATTTCGACTTCGTTGCTGAATCCTTCTTTCAGTGTATCTTCAAAATGATGGACCTCGTCGTGTACCTGCGTCAGTTCCCAGTAATAGGGTAGGGTCAGGTGGCAGTCGATGTGCAGATCGGCCCCGTATTTCTGAATACGGAGGTTGTGAACATCGATCCAGTTGCGGTCTTTATGCACGTTCAGCAGCGACACCACCCGGTCGAGCGTAGGGGCGTCGGTTTCGTCCATGAGCCGGGCTACCGATTGCCGAACCAGCCGAATACCGTTGTAAATAATCACCAGCGAAAGGCCCAGCGACAGAACCGAGTCGATCCAGCGTTGGCCGGTCAGGGCCACAATACCAATGCCCGCCATAACGATACCGCTGCTGAAGGTGTCGAGCAGCAGGTGGTGGCCGTCGGCGGTAAGGGCGAGTGAATCGGTTTTCTGGCCGATACGAATCAGCCGCCAGCCTACGAAAGCGTTGGCCGCAGCGGTCAGGCCAATCAGCACCACGCCCCAGTCGAGGTTGGTGAGTTCGTGAGGTTCAAAAAAGCTTAGAATAGACTGCCACAGAATGACAATGCCCGCCGACAAAATCATAGCTCCCTCGAAACCCGACGACAGAAATTCAACCTTTCCGTGGCCGTAGGGATGGTTTTGGTCGCGCGGTTGTCCGGCTAAGTAAATGCTGTAAAAAGCGAACCCGCTGGCAATGACGTTAACGATGGATTCGATGGCGTCGGTCAGAATGGCCGCCGAGCCGGTAAGGAAATAGGCTGTAAACTTGATGAGTAACAGTACTACGCTCAAGCCCAACGAAATGCCCATCCAGCGGTATTTAATGCGTTGTGTGAGCATTCGTAAAGATGGTAGCGTTGCTGTTGATGTGTTTGACAAAGATAACGATTCCTTGCCGGATAGTCTGTATTTTTGCCCGCATGAACGAAACCGAAAATCCCTGGCAGACGCTCAACTCGTCGGTCAAATATGATAATCCGTGGTTAGCTATCCGGCACGAAGAAGTGCTTACCCCCGCCGGTACGCCCGGTATTTATGGCGTGGTTAGTTTCAAAAATAAAGCTATTGGTATTGTACCTATCGATGCCGACGGTAACACCTATTTGGTTGGACAATACCGATATCCGCTCAACGAATACTCGTGGGAAATACCCGAAGGTGGCTGCCCCATCGGCACCGACCCGCTCGACTCGGCCCGGCGCGAACTGCGCGAAGAAACCGGCCTCGAAGCCAAAACGTGGACCAAAATAGCCCGCATCCACACGTCTAATTCGGCTACTGATGAAGAAGGGTTTTTGTACATAGCCGAAGATTTGGTGCAGGGCAACCACGAACCCGAAGAAACTGAAGATCTTAAAATCTGGAAGCTGCCCTTATCTGAAGCTGTTGAGATGGCAATGACCAGCCGCATCACCGATGCACTCAGCGTCAGTGGCTTATTGATGGTTGCAAGATTGCGGGGCCTCTAAACGTCATCACTGTGTTTCTACCCATACTTTATGGTTTTCTGCTTGGTACGGCCCTGTGCCTGACGTTCGGAACCGTCTTTTTTGCGCTGATTCAGAATAGTGTGGATAATGGATTTCGCTCTGGGCTGAAAATTATTTTCGGCGTTATCGTGGGCGATGCACTCTTTGTGCTGGCGGCTCTGCTCGGCACGTCGTTTATTCCGAAAGTGCAGGGTTTTGAACACCTGATGGCCGTAGTAGGCGTACTGTTCCTGACGGCAATGGGCTTAGTCAATATTTTGAGCGGAACGCCCCGGCTGGCTTATCCGCAAACCCGCTTCGGTAACTTTGTGTATTATTTCTCCACCGGCTTTTTCCTGAACGCGCTGAACCCGGTCAACTTCATCTCGTGGGTAACGATTGTGGCCTACATCCGGTCGCATCTGCACTACGCGCCGGGGCAACAATACGGCTTCATGATAGCCGCGCTGATCGGCGTTTTCGTGACCGAATCGGCATTGGCGTACTATGCTAACCGACTCAAACGGCTTTTTACGCCCCGCGTTGTTACCCTGTTCAACCGCACAACAGGCTTCGTTTTTCTGGCCGTAGCCGCCCAGATTGCCTATACGCGCTTGTATCAACCGATCACACAGATGATGAATTGGTAATTTCAGTGAACAGTTAACAACCAACAGTCAACAGTGGCCGGTACACAAACACTGTTGACTGTTGGTTGTTAACTGTTCACTGAAAGGAACGCTTCCCATTCATTAATCAATCCTTTTTTCAAGACGCGCGGAAATTTGTGCTGACCGCCCAGCTTTCCTTTCGATTCCATCCATCGGTAAAAGGTAGCTGCGGGTAATACGTTTACCGTGATTTCTTTCAACGCGTGTCGGCGTTCAACGGCGTAATCGTCGTTAAGTTCTTTCAGTTTCTGGTCGATGCGATTGCGGAGGTCGGCGGGGTCTACGGCATCGTCGGTGCCTATGTACCAGTTGTGCGCGAACAGCGTATCGTGCGTTACGCCTGCCACCGTGAACTCGCGTACTGAAATGCCCAACTCATCAGAAACCATCTCGATGGCTTTGTTCATATTGTCGACCGAGAGGTGTTCACCACACAGGCTCAGGAAATGCTTGGTGCGGCCCGTAATCACGATTTCGGCCCGGCGTTTGTTCACGAACTTAATTGTGTCGCCGATTAGATACCGCCACGCGCCCGAGCAGGTCGATAGCAGCAGTGCGTATTCTTTGCCTTCTTCCACCTCGTCAATCATCAGCGTTTCGGGATTGGCAACCAAGTCGCCATCCGACGAAAAATTCTGCTCCGTAAACGGGATAAATTCAAAAAACAGCCCGTTGTTCAGCACCAGTTCCATGCCTTCGGCGTTGGGATGAGTCTGGTAGGCAATGAAACCCTCGGAGGCCAGATACGTTTCGATATAGGTGATGGGGTGAGCCAGAAGCTTCTCGAAACCAGCCCGATATGGTTCGAACGATACACCCCCGTGGCAGAAAACCATCAGGTTCGGCCAGATGTCGTGAATGGTTTTAACCTGATAACGGGCAATGATTTTTTCCATCAGCAACTGAATCCAGGCTGGCACGCCCACCACGTAGCCAATGTCCCAATCGGCAGCCTGCTCGGTAATTTCGTCAAGCTTCAATGCCCAGTCTCGCTCCTGTGCAATTTCTTTGCCGGGCTTATAAAACCGCTCGAACCAGAACGGAATTTTGCTGGCCGTAATGCCGCTCAGGTCGCCTTCATAATGCCCTTCCCGAACGTTCAGATCAGTGCTGCCGCCCAGCATGAGGTAGCCTTTTTCATAGAGCGTAGAAGGCAGGTTCTGATACCGACCCAGGGTAAGAATTTGCCGGACGCCGGTTCGTTGAATGGCTTTTTGCATGGCCTTCGTGACCGGAATATATTTGGAAGCGGCTTCCGACGTTCCTGAACTGAGCGCGAAATACTTAACCCGGCCCGGCCATGTCACGTCGCGTTCACCGCCAAGCGCACGTTTCCACCAGCCATCGAACATCCTGTTGTAGTCGTGGATTGGAACGTGCTGCTTGAATTTTTCGTAGAATTCGCGGTCAGTGCCAAACTCAGCCGCGCCAAGGAGTTCGTCGAAGTGGTAGGTTTTGCCAAAATCCGTGTAGCGGGCTTTGCCGATGAGTTTGCGAAATGCTTTGCGCTGTTGCTTGTAAGCATTTTGTTTGCGTAGTTGAACGGCATTCGTCAGGCGAATGCCATTCTTCAACATGCTGCCGAGAAGTGTCATGTTTCATAGTGATGAGCGTTTTTTAGTGATGAGTGATAAACGATGAGTGATAAGTGGGCTGACGCACAACATTCATCACTCATCGTTCATCGTTCATCACTAAAAACTCATCGTTTACAGGTTCCAGTTTCTCAATTCGTTCATCATGCTATACGAGGTTAGGTCGTACTGACACGGCACAACTGAGGTATAATTTTGTGAGAGCGCGTATTCGTCGGTATCTTCGGCGTGCGCGTCGAAATTTACGAAATCGCCTGCCAACCAGAAGTACCGCCGACCATGCGGGTCGCGCCGTTCGTCAAATACTTCCTGCCATTTGGCATTGGCCTGCCGACAGATGCGGATGCCTTTCAACGGTTCGGCGGTGCGGCCCGGAAAGTTGACGTTCAGGGCAGTGCCAGGCTGCACACCCCGCTCCAGCACACTGCGGGCAATCGTCAGAATGTGTTCGTGCGTATGCGAAAAATCTGGCTGGCGGGTAAAATCACCGAGCGAGAAACCAATGGCCGGAATACCTTCGATAGCCGCTTCGATAGCCGCCGACATGGTGCCTGAATACAGAATGCTGATGGAGGAGTTGCCGCCGTGATTGATGCCACTCACTACCAAATCAGGAGCGCGATCTTTCAAAACGTGGTGCTTGGCTAATTTTACACAGTCGGCAGGAGTGCCCGAACACTCGTAAGCGGGTACATCACCAAAAATGTCGGACGGATACAGGCGTATGGGGTTGGCAATGGTAATAGCGTGTCCCATGCCCGACTGTGGGCTATTGGGAGCCACAACCACTACATTACCAAGTTGTTTCATTAGTTCGACCAGCGTGCGGATACCGTGTGCGGTAATGCCGTCGTCGTTAGAAATCAGAATCAGGGGCTTCTTATCGGCCATGCACGTGATTTTGTTGGGCGTATCTGTGCCGCAAAAATACGCAAATACGCCCGAACTGAGACCGAAAGTTTGGCCGTAACCGATGGGTAGGTTAGTCGGCTTCTATTGTTTCAATACTACCTAATAAACATCTTACTGGCATGGAAACAATGACCCCGACCATGACGCCCTCAATGGTGCCGAATAATGCCCACAAAGACATTCCTGGCAACCCCTCAACGGCTACCAGCAGCAAACAATCGCTGAACGACCGCTCTTCTGGCAAACCCCTGCGCGTGCTGTCGGAAGATGACTGGCAATTCTGGAAACACAACGGCTATATTGTTGTCAAACAAGCTGTTCCCCGCCAACAGGCCGAACGGCTCGCCAATTTTCTGTGGGAGTTTGAAGAAAAAGACCCCGGCAATTCCGATACCTGGTACGCGCCACCCCGCGCCGAAATGAAAATGAAAGAACTGACAAACAGCGGCATGGTCGAACTTTACAATCATCAATATGAGTGGGATAACCGACAGACGCAACGCGTGTACGACGCTTTCGTCGATATATGGGGTACCGAAAAACTCTGGGTCACAATCGACCGCGCCAACCTGAATTTTCCGATGCGGCCCGGCCATGAGTTCAACGGGTTTATTCACTGGGATTATGACCCGGAAACCCGCCCGCAAAACGTACAGGGCGTACTGGCTCTGGCCGACCAAACCGATGAAAACATGGGCGGGTTTCAGTGCATTCCCGAACTCTACCGAACGTATGACACCTGGAAGCTCACGCAACCCGCCAACCGCGACCGCTTCAAACCCGATACCACCGGTTTCGAGTTTACCAAAGTGAAGATGGAAACGGGCGACCTGCTGATTTTCAACAGCACCCAGCCGCACGGTATCCGCCCTAATTTATCCAACGATAAAGTCCGTATAGCTCAGTATATTTCAATGATGCCTGCCGAAGAAGATAATGAATCCCTGCGGCAGTGGCGCATTACCTCCTGGCGCGACCGCATCGCCCCCGAAGGCTACGCATTCCCCGGCGACCCCCGCAACTGGGAACGCAACCGCGAAAAAACCGCCGAACTCAGCCCGCTTGGCCGCAAACTGCTGGGAATTGACCGGTGGGAGGGATAAGTTAAAAATGAAAAGTGCATAATGAAAAATGGGCTGGCGCAGCGATAAGCCGCTTCTGCATTTTTCATTATGCACTTTTCATTTTTAACTACGCCAGTGCTTCTTCTACTTTCGCCTTCCCGTTGTGATATGCGCCGAGTACGGAATCGGCAACGGACGATAGGGCGTTGTTAGCTGAATTGCCCAGTGATTTGGCTTTGTACCGATACCGCATTTTATCGACCGGGCCTAAATTGTTGTAGGCTGATACCAGCGCGTAACCAGCCACGGCAGCCGCCACCACGCCTAAGCCAATAGCCCAGTTAGGTGTTTTGTCGTCGCTACGGTCTGATTCGTGCTTGGGTGTTAATAACCAGCGCATCATACCGGCCAAGGCTTCCTGGGGCGACAGGTAGGCCATAACCTCCTGCGCTTTGTTGGCTAAACCGCCCGGCACCACTTTGGCCTCGCCTTTCATCAGGGCTTTGTAGCCATCGCGGGCCACCATCGCCGGGTCGTCCAGCATACCTTCTACGTTCAGTTTGGGTGCGTCGGCTTCGCGGAAAAAGTTGGTGGCCGTAGCGTTCGGCATCAGAGCCGTAACCGTTACGTTGGTATCTTTCAACTCGTTGCGAAGTGACTGTGTCAGGCTCCAGACGTAGGCTTTTGTGGCGGCATACACGGCCATGAGCGGGAAGGGCGTAATCGACACCATCGATGCCAATTGCAGAATCCGACCTTCGTTGCGGGCTACCATGTCGTTCAGAAACAGCTTGGTCAGCAGCGTAGTTGTCAGCACGTTCAGGTGAACTACCTCTTTTTCGCGCTCCCAGTTGGTTTCGGTGGCAAACTTGCCATACGTGCTGATACCGGCGTTGTTTACTAAGATATTGACCGTGATTCCTTTGGCCTTCACTTCTTCATACAGTTCAATGGCTACGTCTTCGCGGGCCAGGTCTTTGTTAATGACCGTAACTGTTTCTGTGCCGTAATTGCTTTCAAACACTTCGGCCAGGCGGTGTAGCGGCTCTTCGTTATGGTCGACCAGCACCAGATTAAAGCCGTCCTGTGCAAAAAGTTTGGCTAATTCCTGCCCGATACCACTACCAGCTCCCGTAACGAGTGCCGTTTTCCCAGTTCCCTGTTTCATAATCATTGGGTGTTTTGTTGAGTCTATGTTTTCTTATTCAACCCCGGCCTGCTAAAGTTGTTTTGAAAACATGCCAGCGTCAATTACGTTTGCGGCTGTATGACGGGCCTGTCAGCCATCACACATACCATTAAAAATAGAATTGATTATGAAACGAGTTCTTGTAATTGCTGTACTGCTGCCTGTTTTGGTAGCTGCCTGTTCGCCGTATCGCATCACCCGCAATCAGGCTGATCGGTCGGCTGCGTGGTCGGCCTATCGGACGTTTGCTTTTGTTGATACAAGCCGGATTAGTCCGGTGCCGGGCGAAGCCTATCGAACCGCCATGGAGCAGATCAAGCAAGCGGTCAGTGCCGAACTGCGCAACCGGGGCTACCAACCTACCCGCGACAATCCGGATTTGTTAGTGAATCTGGGGGCTGTTGTAAAAGAGAAAACGCAAACCCGGCAAACCACCATTCAGGAAGCTCCACGCTATATCGGACAGCGTCGGTATTCATGGCAGAGTCAGGAGGTGCCAGTTGGCACGTATAACGAAGGAACCGTAAACCTCCACGTGGTCGACGCTCAGCGAAACGCGCTTGTGTGGGATGTAGCTGTATCGAGCGTTCTTTCTCCGAAGGGCGTTAATCAAAAACAAATCAACCAGGCCGTTGCGAAGGTATTCGAGAAATTTCCCGGAAAAAATTAGTTAAAAGTGAAAAATGTAAAGTGAAAAATGAAGCTAACACAAATCGACAGCCTCATTTTTCACTTTACATTTTTCACTTTTAACTACACCAGTGCTTTCTCCACGTTGGCTTTGCTGTTGTGGTAGGCGCTGGCTACGGTGTCAACTACCGAGTCGAGCGCATTTTGAGCTGACTTTTTGGTTCGATACGCTTTATAGCGATACCGGGCGCGGTCGTAAGGGCTGGCGTTACGGTATGTTGCGAGTACAATACCGGCAACGGCGAGGGCTGCTATACCAATGCCAAGTACCAGAGCCGATGAGCTTTTTTCCTGTTCGGCTTCAGCTTTTGTTTTCATCTGGGCACGGGCAGCGTTGCTCACCACCGAATCGGGCAACACGCGGAAAGCTGCGGCCTGAAGTTTGGTCTGGAAACCGGCAATGGCCTTGTCTTTGCCTTTCATCAGTGCGTCGTAGCCTTCTTTTGCTACGTCGGCGGGGTCCATCTGGCGGGCGGTTTCCTGCGCTACAGTGTTCATCGCTCCGGCTTTGTTGAAGAAATCTGTGTCGGTAGCAGGTGGCATCAACACCGTGATGTTCACGTCGGTGTCTTTCACCTCATTTCGCAGTGCTTCGGAAAACGAATAAATGAATGACTTGGTAGCCCCGTAAACGGCCATCATGGGGTTTGGCATAATCGATGCAATCGAACCGAGCATCAGAATTTTGCCCTCGTTGCGCGTCACCATGTCTTTCAGAAATAACTTGGTCAGATGTACCAGTGCAGTCAGGTTCACCTGAATCACGCTCAGTTCTTTCTGTAAATCGGTTTCAGTGGCAAACTTGCCGTATTCACCAAAACCGGCGTTGTTCACCAGCACATTGACCGTGATATTCTGACCCGTCACCTCGTCGTATATTTCCTGCGGGGCCGATGGGTTGGCGAGGTCTTTTTCGATGACCGTTACCTGCGAGATACCGAACTGCTGTCTGTATTTATCGGCCAATTGCTGAAGTTTGTCTTCGCTGCGGGCAACCAGCACAAGGTTATAGCCATCTTTGGCAAAAAGCGTAGCGAGTTCGCGGCCAATACCGCTCGACGCGCCTGTAATAAGCGCGGTTTTTCCTGCTTCCGTTGTCATAACAGTTGAGTAAAGTAAACAAATTTGGTTTGCTTTACTCAACCAGACAAAAGGGAAGATGTTTGAAAAAGGAAGTAACGCGGCTGGAAAGCCGCAGGTGGATCTATCATTACCTGTAGCTTTCCAGCCGCGTTACTGATTTATTTGGCAACAACCTTCATATCGATCTTACGCAGGGTTGGTTTGGCAACGCCCGACGTGTCTCTTTTGCTAACGCCGGAGCCGCGCCCGATGGCATCGATACGTACAAAATCAATGCCCGACGCCATCAGTTGCTGTTTTATTTGATTGACGCGTTTGAACGACAGGCTTTTGTTGGTTAGCGCACCCGACGCATCATTGGCATAGCCGATAAGCTGAATCTGCAAAGCTGGATTTGCTTTGAGCAAGGTTGCCAGTTCATTGATCGTTGCCTGCGAACCCGCCGTCAGGCTAAGCGAACCGGGCTGAAAGGCCACGCCCGTCAGCGGAAAAATGCGACCTTTAGGCAGTGCTGGATTGCTCACATAAGGCGTAAGTTGCTGCGTTAGACTGCCACCCGCCGAAGAAGCTGTAGCAGTTGGGGTAGCGGGCGTAACCACCGCCGAAGCCGATTTGGGAGCTGTGCGGGCCGCTGAGTCGGCTGGTACAGCCAATGACCGGGCCACCGTGTCGGACTGAACCGTATTGCTCGTCACCGGCGAAACGT from Spirosoma montaniterrae encodes:
- a CDS encoding DUF4136 domain-containing protein, with translation MKRVLVIAVLLPVLVAACSPYRITRNQADRSAAWSAYRTFAFVDTSRISPVPGEAYRTAMEQIKQAVSAELRNRGYQPTRDNPDLLVNLGAVVKEKTQTRQTTIQEAPRYIGQRRYSWQSQEVPVGTYNEGTVNLHVVDAQRNALVWDVAVSSVLSPKGVNQKQINQAVAKVFEKFPGKN
- a CDS encoding cation diffusion facilitator family transporter; translation: MLTQRIKYRWMGISLGLSVVLLLIKFTAYFLTGSAAILTDAIESIVNVIASGFAFYSIYLAGQPRDQNHPYGHGKVEFLSSGFEGAMILSAGIVILWQSILSFFEPHELTNLDWGVVLIGLTAAANAFVGWRLIRIGQKTDSLALTADGHHLLLDTFSSGIVMAGIGIVALTGQRWIDSVLSLGLSLVIIYNGIRLVRQSVARLMDETDAPTLDRVVSLLNVHKDRNWIDVHNLRIQKYGADLHIDCHLTLPYYWELTQVHDEVHHFEDTLKEGFSNEVEIFVHTDPCMKECCHYCRVADCPVRAFAFVRDVDWTAGNLPLNQKHFVPLTPTPSDSLKSGD
- the surE gene encoding 5'/3'-nucleotidase SurE, which encodes MADKKPLILISNDDGITAHGIRTLVELMKQLGNVVVVAPNSPQSGMGHAITIANPIRLYPSDIFGDVPAYECSGTPADCVKLAKHHVLKDRAPDLVVSGINHGGNSSISILYSGTMSAAIEAAIEGIPAIGFSLGDFTRQPDFSHTHEHILTIARSVLERGVQPGTALNVNFPGRTAEPLKGIRICRQANAKWQEVFDERRDPHGRRYFWLAGDFVNFDAHAEDTDEYALSQNYTSVVPCQYDLTSYSMMNELRNWNL
- a CDS encoding SDR family NAD(P)-dependent oxidoreductase; protein product: MTTEAGKTALITGASSGIGRELATLFAKDGYNLVLVARSEDKLQQLADKYRQQFGISQVTVIEKDLANPSAPQEIYDEVTGQNITVNVLVNNAGFGEYGKFATETDLQKELSVIQVNLTALVHLTKLFLKDMVTRNEGKILMLGSIASIMPNPMMAVYGATKSFIYSFSEALRNEVKDTDVNITVLMPPATDTDFFNKAGAMNTVAQETARQMDPADVAKEGYDALMKGKDKAIAGFQTKLQAAAFRVLPDSVVSNAARAQMKTKAEAEQEKSSSALVLGIGIAALAVAGIVLATYRNASPYDRARYRYKAYRTKKSAQNALDSVVDTVASAYHNSKANVEKALV
- a CDS encoding NUDIX domain-containing protein, translated to MNETENPWQTLNSSVKYDNPWLAIRHEEVLTPAGTPGIYGVVSFKNKAIGIVPIDADGNTYLVGQYRYPLNEYSWEIPEGGCPIGTDPLDSARRELREETGLEAKTWTKIARIHTSNSATDEEGFLYIAEDLVQGNHEPEETEDLKIWKLPLSEAVEMAMTSRITDALSVSGLLMVARLRGL
- a CDS encoding SDR family NAD(P)-dependent oxidoreductase produces the protein MKQGTGKTALVTGAGSGIGQELAKLFAQDGFNLVLVDHNEEPLHRLAEVFESNYGTETVTVINKDLAREDVAIELYEEVKAKGITVNILVNNAGISTYGKFATETNWEREKEVVHLNVLTTTLLTKLFLNDMVARNEGRILQLASMVSITPFPLMAVYAATKAYVWSLTQSLRNELKDTNVTVTALMPNATATNFFREADAPKLNVEGMLDDPAMVARDGYKALMKGEAKVVPGGLANKAQEVMAYLSPQEALAGMMRWLLTPKHESDRSDDKTPNWAIGLGVVAAAVAGYALVSAYNNLGPVDKMRYRYKAKSLGNSANNALSSVADSVLGAYHNGKAKVEEALA
- a CDS encoding phytanoyl-CoA dioxygenase family protein encodes the protein METMTPTMTPSMVPNNAHKDIPGNPSTATSSKQSLNDRSSGKPLRVLSEDDWQFWKHNGYIVVKQAVPRQQAERLANFLWEFEEKDPGNSDTWYAPPRAEMKMKELTNSGMVELYNHQYEWDNRQTQRVYDAFVDIWGTEKLWVTIDRANLNFPMRPGHEFNGFIHWDYDPETRPQNVQGVLALADQTDENMGGFQCIPELYRTYDTWKLTQPANRDRFKPDTTGFEFTKVKMETGDLLIFNSTQPHGIRPNLSNDKVRIAQYISMMPAEEDNESLRQWRITSWRDRIAPEGYAFPGDPRNWERNREKTAELSPLGRKLLGIDRWEG
- a CDS encoding GH3 family domain-containing protein gives rise to the protein MTLLGSMLKNGIRLTNAVQLRKQNAYKQQRKAFRKLIGKARYTDFGKTYHFDELLGAAEFGTDREFYEKFKQHVPIHDYNRMFDGWWKRALGGERDVTWPGRVKYFALSSGTSEAASKYIPVTKAMQKAIQRTGVRQILTLGRYQNLPSTLYEKGYLMLGGSTDLNVREGHYEGDLSGITASKIPFWFERFYKPGKEIAQERDWALKLDEITEQAADWDIGYVVGVPAWIQLLMEKIIARYQVKTIHDIWPNLMVFCHGGVSFEPYRAGFEKLLAHPITYIETYLASEGFIAYQTHPNAEGMELVLNNGLFFEFIPFTEQNFSSDGDLVANPETLMIDEVEEGKEYALLLSTCSGAWRYLIGDTIKFVNKRRAEIVITGRTKHFLSLCGEHLSVDNMNKAIEMVSDELGISVREFTVAGVTHDTLFAHNWYIGTDDAVDPADLRNRIDQKLKELNDDYAVERRHALKEITVNVLPAATFYRWMESKGKLGGQHKFPRVLKKGLINEWEAFLSVNS
- a CDS encoding LysE family translocator yields the protein MFLPILYGFLLGTALCLTFGTVFFALIQNSVDNGFRSGLKIIFGVIVGDALFVLAALLGTSFIPKVQGFEHLMAVVGVLFLTAMGLVNILSGTPRLAYPQTRFGNFVYYFSTGFFLNALNPVNFISWVTIVAYIRSHLHYAPGQQYGFMIAALIGVFVTESALAYYANRLKRLFTPRVVTLFNRTTGFVFLAVAAQIAYTRLYQPITQMMNW